In Firmicutes bacterium ASF500, a single genomic region encodes these proteins:
- the slyA_1 gene encoding Transcriptional regulator SlyA yields the protein MRLLKWLSVTDRFYKIYLDKQLAPFGINNSQYMFLIKICHSPGILQDSLLDMFYVHPSNVVRTVAALEKQGMITRSPHDKDKRTCKLYPTEKALSIIDEIQTICEKTEALLLQGISESNQNLFMDFLMQAGKNITSELHIERKGEEFND from the coding sequence ATGCGACTATTAAAATGGCTTTCAGTAACAGACCGATTTTACAAAATCTATTTGGACAAACAGCTTGCCCCCTTTGGAATCAACAACAGTCAATATATGTTCTTAATCAAAATCTGCCATTCGCCCGGTATTCTACAAGATTCTTTGTTGGATATGTTTTATGTTCATCCGAGCAATGTTGTACGGACGGTTGCGGCATTAGAAAAGCAGGGAATGATTACACGCTCTCCCCATGATAAGGATAAGCGGACGTGTAAGCTGTATCCTACAGAAAAAGCATTGTCTATTATTGACGAGATACAGACGATATGCGAAAAGACAGAAGCTCTTTTATTGCAGGGTATAAGCGAATCCAATCAGAACCTTTTTATGGATTTCTTAATGCAGGCGGGCAAAAATATCACATCGGAACTCCATATAGAGAGAAAGGGGGAGGAATTCAATGACTGA
- the mepA_1 gene encoding Multidrug export protein MepA, which produces MTENPLGYEKISTLLKNFAVPSIVASLVGSIYNIVDQIFIGQGVGYLGNAATNVAYPFSTICLAIALLVGIGSASRVSLCLGRKEPKAAAKAAGNGIVLMGIFGIIYLLIGEALLPLLLKAFGATTDVFPYAKQYAGITLIGMPFLIVTNGMSNLIRADGKPKYSMVCMVVGAIVNTILDPIFIFACDWGIAGGAWATVIGQIFSFILALRYLWRFQTIHFEKESFLLDIRESLKICSMGISSSSNQIAVTVIQIIQYNSLTYYGALTKYGTDIPLAACGIVMKTNAILLAIVVGISQGTQPIIGFNYGARQYHRVREAYLLAVKWNLVVSAIGFIAFQFFPHSIISLFGDGDELYFEFAVLFMRTYLFMVLVNGVQLLSSSFFTAIGKALKGALLALTRQTFFLIPLTLLLPLRFGIMGVLLAGPVADFSAFVLSVVLVGIELRKQKNAIYINQTSPQ; this is translated from the coding sequence ATGACTGAAAATCCGCTGGGCTATGAAAAAATTTCAACGCTGTTGAAAAATTTTGCTGTTCCAAGTATTGTTGCGTCTCTTGTCGGCTCAATCTACAATATTGTGGATCAGATTTTTATTGGTCAAGGGGTCGGCTATTTGGGAAATGCAGCAACCAATGTTGCCTACCCGTTCTCTACCATCTGCCTTGCCATTGCACTGTTGGTCGGAATTGGAAGTGCTTCCCGTGTCTCCCTCTGTCTTGGACGCAAAGAGCCGAAAGCTGCCGCCAAAGCAGCGGGAAATGGTATTGTTCTGATGGGGATTTTCGGAATTATTTATTTGTTGATTGGCGAAGCTCTGCTGCCTTTGCTCCTAAAGGCATTTGGGGCAACGACAGATGTTTTTCCATATGCAAAGCAATATGCCGGAATCACATTGATTGGAATGCCGTTTCTCATCGTAACGAATGGCATGAGCAATTTGATTCGAGCAGACGGAAAACCAAAGTATTCAATGGTCTGCATGGTTGTGGGAGCTATTGTCAATACCATTCTTGACCCCATTTTTATTTTTGCCTGCGATTGGGGAATTGCCGGCGGAGCCTGGGCAACGGTCATTGGACAAATTTTTTCCTTCATACTCGCACTCCGTTATCTATGGCGTTTCCAAACAATTCATTTTGAAAAAGAGTCGTTTTTATTGGACATCAGAGAAAGCCTGAAAATTTGCAGCATGGGAATCAGCAGCAGCTCAAACCAGATTGCAGTTACCGTGATTCAAATCATTCAGTACAATTCGTTGACTTATTACGGCGCATTAACAAAATATGGAACGGATATTCCCTTAGCTGCTTGCGGAATCGTTATGAAAACAAATGCTATCCTTCTTGCGATTGTTGTGGGAATCTCGCAGGGAACACAGCCGATTATCGGCTTCAACTATGGGGCAAGGCAATATCATCGTGTACGGGAGGCTTATCTGCTTGCAGTAAAATGGAACCTCGTTGTTTCTGCTATTGGTTTCATCGCATTTCAATTTTTCCCGCATTCTATCATTTCATTGTTCGGAGACGGCGACGAGCTGTATTTTGAATTTGCCGTTTTGTTCATGCGCACCTATCTTTTCATGGTGTTGGTAAATGGTGTACAGTTGCTTTCTTCCAGCTTTTTTACGGCAATAGGAAAAGCGTTAAAAGGTGCTCTGCTGGCATTAACAAGGCAGACCTTTTTCTTGATTCCGCTTACCTTGCTGCTCCCGCTTCGCTTCGGAATTATGGGAGTATTGCTTGCGGGACCTGTTGCTGATTTTTCAGCGTTTGTGCTATCTGTTGTGCTAGTGGGGATAGAATTAAGAAAACAAAAAAATGCAATATATATTAATCAAACTAGTCCACAGTAA